TTTTACTGACAAGTTATAGTTGGCTCGGTGGCTACGACTAAATGGCATACACCTGTAAATGTCTACTGGTATGTGGATATTAAACGTATTTAACAAATATTTGGATGAAAAGTTGTTATAGCCGACTGTCGCCTGCTGTGAAGCGGCGCGGCGACGTGCTAGCGGTATCAGCCGCCGCTCGCCCTCCGCAGGCCGCTCCGCTGCTAGCTAGCCGCGAATGCGTGGAGACGACGACGATTGTCGGCGTAGCGGTGGGAGTTGAGCCGCCTCGTTTAGCCTCGAAGGAGTCCTCTAGTAAAACATTGCCTGAGTCCCTAAAAGAGAATAACCAGGACACAAGCGTACAGCATTGTGGTGCGTTCAAATGCTTGAGTGACGTTGAATACACTCGGCCATGTGCTCCAGGTGAGGACAAAATGGAAGAAGTTAACGTCAATCAAATCAAAGAGTCTCGCACTTGATATTCTTAAACTATGCATTATACGGGAAACTTGGATAAATATAACCTAACGTCAAATGCACTCAGTGCACAATTATTTATAGATATTAAAATTATCCAAATTAGTTAATTGCTTCCTTTTGACTTTTCAATATGCGACCATTGGTGGGGGAAAATGTTTGGATAACCCTGATCTAATTGGATATTCTAAACTTTGGGAGTTGTAGTAATGTGTGAGGAAACCGTTAACTGGAGGTGCAGAACCAATAGATATCAAGTTTGAATGCAGCCGAACAagcagcacatacagtatgagatAGTGGAACCTTAAAATAAAAGGTTTCTGTGTACAGTGCACTCGCTGTCCGCAGTTTCAGCATCAGCTTGCTTCTAAATTGACAGAAAATTGAAGTCAGTACCTCAAAATTGTCTGTCAGAATGTTATGAACTTGTATTCCTTTgttgtattgagcagaataatgtCTGAGAAGTTGTGGTTGTAGCAGACACGTTACACTTCTTCAGACAGCAAACTAGTTTAGAGGGAATCaacacctctgctggttgcagtgaagtactgcactccatttagcctcaattgcttcaagatgTGCTCCTTTTGTCTTGTGCCTTCTTGCATGTGACCTTCTACAACTGTTCCCTTTCTAGTGGACGAGTGCAAAAAGAAATGGAAGAACTTGAGAGACCGCTACTTAAAGGAAGTTCGCCTGGAGATGCGCAACAAGAAGCAAGGAGAGCTGGGCCAAAGCAAATGGAAGTACAGACAACTCATGAACTTCATTGCTCCGTTTACTGGATCGAGGAGCAGCGTGGCAGACATGTGCACTGACGACGACAATGGCGAGCATGAATCTGGTAGCATGGAAGATCAAACAACGCCCTCAGAGAAGGCCAAGACGCCACCCATCAGCAAGACCGCCGGAGGTCAAGCTGACACGAAGCCACTGGCGGGGTTCGTCACGCAGCTCCTCTCTCCTGACACCCAAACGGCCAACATGCCCCAGGCTCCTCAAACAGGCAAAATTGGACGCAAACGACGGCCGGTAAAAGACCATCCCCCAAGCGCGGCATCCCCGACTAAATGGGTGGTGACAGAAAGCAGCCATTCGTTTCCCAGCAGGCCTCGGGACGAGGACGAACTGTTCCTTTTGAGCTTTGTCCCGGCGCTTAAGAGACTGGCTCCTCAGAAGAGATGCGAGACCAAAATGAAGATCCAGCAGATCATGTACGAGGCAGAGTTCAACGTGGAACAGATGGAATGTCATGAGAAACACCATCTGGAAGCACAGGACTGAGCCAGGCTCTTTGGACTTTTATTTTAAGCAATTGTCAGAGGTCCCACAGTAGTGGATTGAAAGTTCGTCTTGTCTTGATGTTGGATTTGAGACAGactgtttaaaagtgcttttagtaagccctactgggaacatgctgttttgggtgtctgtagctttaatgctaatgaggtgTGTTTGTCCAGCCTGTCTCCAACAATCGCTATTGTCCACTTTATCCagatttttaaattatataactctgcacttgtccaaggTAATAGATGTCATATCACAACAACCTAACATTTGCCTAATGGGGTCCTTTTAAAGCACATACAGTTGTGATTTAAGCCAAACGTTTGAGTTAAAGCATCACTGCTCAACaaaaagcatgtatctccacATTTAGGTAAactttttttgcactttaaaTTAAAGTGACTTAAAAGCAACAGGTTCCATTTTAAATGGGATCTGAAATAACATTtcgttaaatgttttttttttttaattaatgcatGCATTCTAAATGTTAATGGATCTAACAAAAAGTCATGATTCTTCTTTCATTACAACAGTGATGTGTGGCTTATGGCTGAATTCCATTTGTTCTCTGCATAAAACAGGCTTTGGTTTAAAGGTTCTGGTACATTTCACACATTCACCAAGCAGAAACCGTAttgtctagatcaggggtcaccaacgtggtgcccgcgggcaccaggtagccccccacgaccacaaggtgcccgcaagcctgcttttcattcaggttttcagttaat
This Dunckerocampus dactyliophorus isolate RoL2022-P2 chromosome 17, RoL_Ddac_1.1, whole genome shotgun sequence DNA region includes the following protein-coding sequences:
- the LOC129170463 gene encoding transcription factor Adf-1-like, whose protein sequence is MDDKLILGVFTYPELYNVTLNNYRHTESRTNAWRNISTSVGLPVDECKKKWKNLRDRYLKEVRLEMRNKKQGELGQSKWKYRQLMNFIAPFTGSRSSVADMCTDDDNGEHESGSMEDQTTPSEKAKTPPISKTAGGQADTKPLAGFVTQLLSPDTQTANMPQAPQTGKIGRKRRPVKDHPPSAASPTKWVVTESSHSFPSRPRDEDELFLLSFVPALKRLAPQKRCETKMKIQQIMYEAEFNVEQMECHEKHHLEAQD